A genomic stretch from Oryzias latipes chromosome 24, ASM223467v1 includes:
- the LOC105357236 gene encoding uncharacterized protein LOC105357236, which produces MGCSPSKGKLFSKTDKQGPQEDLPIDAPQDLLESRPAEEQEPCLIKTEETEKELPVLDEDAHSREMTTNTAVENTGDVSDAQVDLKPQETPAEVIQADNIRNIEKQKKKKSKRFSEKQRKSSALHRKVDFPSHMVRAHQAAYSFLNPNISKYETLLGLLDQAAQTQLSLQPMMSALVLRFEEINQALEEMAEEGELMIKEHGDCMALPSGMKGQAVSLAGSDSTIPLDLHPDLLQQMLHQSAEKMRLVGGSVQALGDTTLEEAVEYFSSLSKLLLQKLLAKQTAERRLAQVLARVEGAALRKSNPEDCALQSEDSGIGGENESLTGSERHRRHRGSCGSGSCGSGSNIRSVLDNISCSLSNQGGNIDDEDEDDEDEFEDDENDRPERKRSNSSPPDPCQALRYVYANSMRDLQPAGTSSLTAAKSEQSSSTSSENATPELQTSLGDSDEKIKETSGTQVRKISAGPSCNLTRSRFRRHSINGPGGKSPVKSSHCSLAVLGTQPPRRPCVRRLINTFSQGVDGRPGQSLANIPPHIRRPNKSRFLQLSDALNSNEGGVNTNSSSWPDSRDDLDVDNLPPPPPEVLMDNSFQSTTGRPRNEQAQESSVRILPVINQKSGTSQRLKIHMQNVEVLPNKVNVRSESEPGNSKIVCDSPETPEKMAEPNCMEPSTLQARLDLKRESNESTESDLSSSNLPVRAPPVSRVRLPPSCPSVPHRFPSPPVYRSQSSSRASSRPASPRTVIRAVDKTTEDIIPSVSFRDARLVFCRNEQLNSQPCVPFGSSVLPRQWGESSRGRIPTRGAPDTPTRRTQSEQRPRW; this is translated from the coding sequence ATGGGCTGCTCTCCTTCAAAGGGCAAGTTGTTTTCAAAAACAGACAAGCAGGGACCCCAGGAAGATCTGCCAATTGATGCGCCACAGGATCTGTTGGAATCTAGGCCTGCAGAGGAACAGGAACCTTGTTTGATAAAGACTGAAGAGACAGAAAAGGAACTTCCCGTTCTTGATGAAGATGCTCACTCCCGAGAGATGACCACTAACACAGCTGTGGAAAACACAGGGGATGTTAGTGACGCACAGGTGGATCTAAAGCCTCAGGAAACCCCAGCTGAGGTCATACAGGCCGATAACATCAGGAACATcgagaaacaaaagaagaaaaaaagcaaacgaTTTTCTGAGAAGCAAAGGAAGTCTTCTGCTCTCCACAGAAAGGTGGATTTCCCATCCCATATGGTGAGGGCTCACCAGGCTGCTTACTCTTTTCTGAACCCTAACATCTCCAAATATGAAACCCTTCTTGGCCTGTTGGACCAAGCTGCCCAGACACAACTGTCCCTGCAGCCCATGATGTCTGCCTTGGTGTTACGCTTTGAGGAGATAAACCAGGCCCTGGAGGAGATGGCTGAGGAAGGGGAGCTGATGATAAAAGAGCATGGAGACTGCATGGCTTTGCCCTCTGGGATGAAGGGCCAAGCTGTAAGTTTAGCTGGCTCTGACTCAACAATACCCCTTGATCTACATCCAGATCTTTTACAACAGATGCTCCACCAGTCGGcagaaaagatgaggctggttGGCGGCTCCGTCCAGGCACTGGGTGATACAACACTGGAGGAGGCTGTGGAGTATTTTTCTTCCCTCTCCAAACTCCTTCTTCAAAAGCTGTTGGCCAAGCAAACGGCAGAGCGTAGGTTGGCTCAAGTACTTGCACGAGTGGAAGGGGCTGCCTTGAGAAAGTCCAACCCAGAAGATTGTGCCCTGCAAAGCGAGGACAGTGGGATTGGGGGAGAAAACGAGAGCTTGACTGGGTCAGAAAGACACCGCCGCCACCGTGGAAGCTGTGGATCTGGAAGCTGTGGATCTGGAAGCAACATTCGGAGTGTCCTTGACAATATCTCATGTAGTTTATCCAACCAAGGGGGCAACattgatgatgaagatgaggatgatgaggatgagtTTGAAGATGATGAAAATGATAGGCCTGAGAGGAAAAGATCCAACTCCTCCCCACCAGATCCCTGTCAAGCTCTTCGCTATGTGTATGCCAACTCCATGAGAGATCTTCAGCCAGCAGGTACAAGTTCTCTGACTGCAGCCAAGTCTGAACAGTCTTCATCCACCAGCTCTGAAAATGCTACACCAGAGCTACAAACAAGCCTGGGAGACTCggatgagaaaataaaagagaCATCTGGAACACAAGTGAGGAAAATCTCAGCAGGGCCTTCCTGTAACTTGACTAGATCCAGATTTAGGCGACATTCCATAAATGGACCAGGTGGAAAAAGCCCAGTGAAAAGCTCACACTGCTCCTTGGCAGTACTGGGAACCCAACCTCCAAGACGCCCATGTGTCCGAAGACTAATAAACACTTTTAGTCAAGGGGTTGATGGGAGACCAGGACAGAGTTTGGCTAACATTCCTCCTCACATACGAAGGCCCAATAAAAGTCGCTTTCTTCAATTGTCTGATGCACTCAACAGTAACGAGGGTGGGGTaaacaccaacagcagcagctggccTGACAGCAGGGATGATCTAGACGTGGAcaatcttcctcctcctcctccagaggtTCTTATGGACAACTCCTTCCAGAGCACCACAGGCCGACCGAGAAATGAGCAGGCACAAGAAAGTTCAGTCCGGATTCTACCGGTGATAAACCAGAAGTCTGGAACATCCCAACGCCTGAAGATACATATGCAGAATGTGGAGGTGTTGCCAAACAAAGTAAATGTCAGGTCAGAATCAGAACCAGGAAATTCAAAGATTGTGTGTGATTCCCCAGAGACTCCTGAAAAGATGGCTGAACCAAACTGCATGGAGCCTTCAACTCTTCAGGCTCGATTGGACCTGAAACGTGAAAGCAACGAGTCCACAGAATCTGATCTGTCTTCTTCCAATTTGCCTGTGAGAGCACCCCCAGTCTCCAGGGTCCGCCTACCCCCATCATGTCCTTCAGTGCCGCACAGGTTTCCAAGTCCACCTGTGTACAGATCACAGTCCAGCTCCAGGGCTTCATCTCGGCCTGCTTCCCCCCGAACAGTGATCCGGGCAGTCGATAAAACCACTGAGGATATCATACCTTCAGTATCTTTTCGAGATGCTCGCTTGGTTTTCTGCCGAAATGAGCAGCTGAACTCACAGCCATGCGTCCCCTTTGGGAGTTCTGTTCTTCCCAGACAATGGGGGGAGTCCTCTCGAGGCAGAATACCAACCAGAGGGGCACCAGACACTCCAACCCGTCGCACTCAGTCCGAACAGCGGCCAAGATGGTAA